The window CAACTATTTAGCTTATTCTGTAGTGATGGAAGCTACCATTGTTATTTACTAAGGTTTTTACAGAAAAATATTCTACATCGATTCATCAATCGACCCAATTTAGGACTTGACAAATTAATTTTATATCAGGCGGCACTCGCAAAGTTGGTAATTGCCCTACACCTCCTCACCATTTCTACCTAAGAATAAGCTGGAATCAGTTGAGTAATCTAATCGCTCTCTCTAGGCGATGCTTTACAAGCTTAGGCTGCGCTCGAATTTCATCTAAAACTAGAAATATAAAACGCTTCAAAAATAGGCATAAGTTAGGCTACTCTAGCCACAAAAGCAAAGGCAAAGGAAAGATATTCTTATTCAAGGATGCCTAATGGAGAACGAATGAGCAACAACTTTCAGAAATGTTCATTTGATGGTCGGAGCTGATATGAGTGACGCGATCGTTCTACAATAAAAGATTCAAGCATCTAACCGATCGCCGATCGCAACTGGTGACTTGCCACTATCCTTAGATTCAACTGGCTGCCTTTTCGAGATGAGCGCTAGAACACTATTTGATAAAGTTTGGGACTACCATACCGTCGGCATTTTGCCTTCCGGTCAGACTCAACTATTGATTGGTTTACACTTAATCCACGAAGTTACCAGTCCCCAAGCTTTTGCTATGCTGCGGGAACGGGGGCTGAAGGTGCTATATCCAGATCGCACTGTTGCTACCGTCGATCATATCGTCCCCACCGATAACCAAGCGCGTCCTTTTGTTGATGTCCTGGCAGAAGAGATGATGCAAGCTTTGGAAAAAAGCTGTAAAGAACACAATATTCGCTTTTATAACATCGGGTCTGGAAGTCAAGGAATTGTCCATGTGATTGCCCCCGAACTGGGGTTAACCCAACCCGGCATGACAATCGCTTGCGGTGACTCTCATACCTCAACCCATGGGGCATTTGGGGCGATCGCATTTGGCATCGGCACTTCTCAAGTCCGCGATGTCCTCGCCTCCCAAACCCTCGCCTTATCTAAACTCAAAGTCCGCAAAATTGAAGTTAATGGCAAATTGCCTGCCGGTGTTTATGCCAAAGATGTCATTCTCCATATCATCCGTACCCTGGGTGTGAAAGGGGGGGTTGGCTATGCTTATGAGTTTGCAGGTACTACCTTTGAGCAAATGAGCATGGAAGAACGGATGACCGTTTGCAATATGGCGATCGAGGGAGGTGCTCGTTGCGGTTATGTTAATCCGGATGAAGTGACATTTGAATACCTCAAGGGTAGAGACTTTGCCCCCAAAGGTGAAGACTGGGAGAAAGCCGTAGAATGGTGGACTAGCATCCGCAGCGATGAGGATGCCGTTTATGATGA of the Allocoleopsis franciscana PCC 7113 genome contains:
- the leuC gene encoding 3-isopropylmalate dehydratase large subunit; the protein is MSARTLFDKVWDYHTVGILPSGQTQLLIGLHLIHEVTSPQAFAMLRERGLKVLYPDRTVATVDHIVPTDNQARPFVDVLAEEMMQALEKSCKEHNIRFYNIGSGSQGIVHVIAPELGLTQPGMTIACGDSHTSTHGAFGAIAFGIGTSQVRDVLASQTLALSKLKVRKIEVNGKLPAGVYAKDVILHIIRTLGVKGGVGYAYEFAGTTFEQMSMEERMTVCNMAIEGGARCGYVNPDEVTFEYLKGRDFAPKGEDWEKAVEWWTSIRSDEDAVYDDVVTFEAAEIAPTVTWGITPGQGIAINEVVPTPESMPESERAIAQEAYHYMHLSPGAPLQGTKVDVCFIGSCTNGRLSDLREAAKYARGKRVAEGVKAFVVPGSERVKQEAEAEGLDKIFLEAGFEWREPGCSMCLAMNPDKLQGNQISASSSNRNFKGRQGSSTGRTLLMSPAMVVAAAVKGEVADVRELL